A stretch of the Rodentibacter haemolyticus genome encodes the following:
- a CDS encoding metal ABC transporter substrate-binding protein, giving the protein MRLIFSVCLVLGSLFSLPSYAKFKVITTFTIIQDIAQNVAGEAAIVESITKPGAEIHDYEPTPKDIVKAQSADLILWNGLNLERWFERFFQNLDKNTPSVVVTENIQPMSIFEGPYQGLPNPHAWMSPSNALIYVENIKQALIKYDPQNADIYNQNAAAYIKKIKALDQPLREKLSKIPENQRWLATSEGAFSYLAKDYGFKEVYLWPINAEQQGTPQQVRNMINLVREHKIPVVFSESTISPKPAQQVAKESGAKYGGVLYVDSLSTAKGPVPTYIDLLNTTVSTIAKGFEK; this is encoded by the coding sequence TACCACTTTTACGATTATTCAGGATATTGCACAAAATGTTGCCGGAGAAGCAGCAATAGTGGAATCCATCACAAAGCCCGGGGCGGAGATTCACGATTACGAACCAACGCCGAAAGATATTGTAAAAGCACAATCGGCAGATTTAATTTTGTGGAATGGACTGAATCTTGAACGTTGGTTTGAGCGTTTCTTCCAAAATCTCGATAAAAATACCCCTTCCGTTGTCGTTACCGAAAATATCCAACCAATGTCTATTTTTGAAGGCCCTTACCAAGGATTACCTAATCCGCATGCTTGGATGTCCCCGTCTAATGCGCTGATTTATGTTGAAAACATCAAACAGGCATTAATCAAATATGATCCGCAAAATGCCGATATCTATAATCAAAACGCGGCTGCTTATATCAAAAAAATCAAAGCATTGGATCAGCCTTTACGGGAAAAATTATCTAAAATTCCTGAAAATCAACGCTGGTTGGCAACAAGTGAAGGTGCATTCAGTTATTTGGCGAAAGATTATGGCTTTAAAGAAGTCTATTTATGGCCGATCAATGCAGAACAACAAGGAACACCGCAACAGGTTCGTAATATGATTAATTTAGTTCGTGAACACAAAATTCCCGTAGTATTCAGTGAAAGCACGATCTCTCCAAAACCGGCGCAACAAGTAGCGAAAGAAAGCGGTGCAAAATATGGTGGTGTGCTTTACGTTGATTCCCTCTCTACGGCAAAAGGACCGGTTCCGACATACATTGATTTACTCAACACCACTGTTTCAACTATTGCAAAAGGATTTGAAAAATAA